Proteins encoded within one genomic window of Roseomonas marmotae:
- the cas7d gene encoding type I-D CRISPR-associated protein Cas7/Csc2, whose protein sequence is MTDLSPIHPFLGSLSKLADHASKEGKAYVQPALKNLGAITIPIIREVISPASFRNTDPEVTDITVDKVRRVRAVANKFKYGEKRRGLQVLRFFGAGGTMALNRTDFGDSDPISKGYNLNTVVFGDSANRGKYVLPVKAGVQYSDAISLAPYGSCVDETFHNRAAEDGSLWDSAEGKNSVNLFSRHYVTPGTLLLQVLTINGCTLPPEALEHLLLCVGLAGAYGGQTSIYGVNVRNHVVGIFGARMERAVASPYEAVRHLPSPLPADAAGAVAALADIYAAAYPVQIPAGAVADLIAARIAAVEADDAALRTQYRSVHGTVGAFFDAWFAMGGESAKKGSKRKPATTLADAG, encoded by the coding sequence ATGACCGACCTCTCACCCATCCATCCTTTTCTCGGCAGTCTCAGCAAGCTGGCCGATCACGCAAGCAAGGAAGGCAAGGCCTATGTGCAGCCGGCCCTGAAGAACCTTGGCGCGATCACTATTCCTATTATTCGCGAGGTAATCTCGCCGGCCAGTTTCCGCAACACGGATCCTGAGGTCACCGACATCACCGTGGACAAGGTGCGGCGGGTGCGCGCAGTAGCCAACAAGTTCAAGTACGGTGAGAAGCGCCGCGGCCTGCAAGTGCTGCGCTTCTTTGGCGCGGGCGGAACGATGGCGCTCAACCGCACCGACTTTGGCGACAGCGACCCGATCTCCAAAGGCTATAATCTGAACACGGTTGTGTTCGGCGACTCTGCCAACCGGGGCAAGTATGTGCTGCCGGTCAAGGCCGGGGTACAGTATTCTGATGCGATCAGCCTGGCGCCCTATGGCAGCTGTGTCGACGAGACCTTCCACAACCGTGCGGCGGAAGACGGCTCGCTCTGGGACTCCGCCGAAGGCAAGAACTCCGTCAACCTGTTCTCCCGCCACTACGTCACGCCCGGCACGCTGCTGCTGCAGGTTCTGACGATCAATGGTTGCACCCTACCGCCCGAGGCGCTGGAGCACCTGCTGCTCTGCGTCGGCCTGGCTGGCGCCTATGGCGGGCAGACCTCCATCTATGGTGTGAACGTCCGCAACCACGTTGTGGGCATCTTTGGCGCCCGCATGGAGCGCGCGGTGGCCAGCCCCTATGAGGCGGTGCGTCACTTGCCGTCCCCGCTACCAGCCGATGCGGCGGGTGCCGTGGCCGCCCTGGCCGATATCTACGCCGCTGCTTACCCGGTGCAGATCCCGGCAGGTGCTGTGGCCGATCTCATCGCCGCGCGCATCGCCGCCGTGGAAGCCGATGATGCAGCCCTGCGGACGCAGTATCGCAGCGTTCATGGCACAGTGGGGGCCTTCTTTGACGCCTGGTTTGCCATGGGCGGCGAAAGCGCCAAGAAGGGCAGCAAGCGCAAGCCCGCCACGACCTTGGCGGACGCCGGCTGA